A region of Dictyostelium discoideum AX4 chromosome 1 chromosome, whole genome shotgun sequence DNA encodes the following proteins:
- the raptor gene encoding HEAT repeat-containing protein → MDKSYNFSSSNLANSSGLHNSINSNNVNGVNNINNNNNNNNNNNNNNNNNNNNENVNNHNNVSNISNTHQQAKKKEKYNNNNNKNKPFFGEERHKDNATPDVQKTKIAKWRMRERMKTVSVALVLCLNIGVDPPDVIKTFPCARMECWFDPSTQPPQKALDLIGKTLQAQYEKWQSKARYKQSLDPTVEEVKKLCLSLRRNAKDERVLFHYNGHGVPKPTTNGEIWVFNRNFTQYIPLSIYELQTWMGTPSIYVFDCSAAGLIINWFNQFAEQRDKELERFSGNNQNNNQNNNQNSNQNNQNNTTNSTNGNTNGNNQQNNNNSNNNSSNNSNTNSPNMGSSNSVNNNQSGSSSSSSHQRDCILLAACSANEILPMNPDFPADMFTACLTTPIRIALRWFCSHSILTGITADMLDKIPGNLSSRRTPLGELNWIFTAVTDTIAWNVLPRHLFQKLFRQDLLVASLFRNYLLAERIMRSANCTPISCPRLPPTYQHAMWQAWDLAVDLVISQLPTLLADPNAEFKSSPFFTEQLTAFEVWLEFGSEHKDPPAQLPIVLQVLLSQAHRLRALVLLGKFLDLGPWAVNLALCVGIFPYVLKLLQSPAGDLRHILVFIWAKILALDKSCQLDLVKENGHAYFISVLSSPQIPADQRTMSAFVLSTICNNCRPGQNACLIGNLLPICLSQLNDPDPMVRRWMILCMAKMWENFEEAKWAAIKENAHEKLCLLLTDVSPEVRASAVVALGELIGGAEGSEQRTNIELNLALTLAVITADCSPMVRKELVISLSRIVSSYESNFVQVAQEIAQEERLRAVLEAKRLEESRKSKKRASVPKISDADHLNNNSDLYGNGSQSSVYGCLWKIILNLCTDPFDQVANRAQSIVKRISSKFSMEELMSHNLINRTNFNFNNLNGSMNGLNSSGSGFLNSSNGNLGASMNGSNLNSSNNNLGGSSGGGFGLNNSNSSIRNTFVNISRITNRDPRSPTKTKLGNQRSPILTSSTNNVGTNLNGNQLNLNNNNINNGNINNNNNNNSSINNNGNNINNNGNGNNNNINNNNGLGNQLANTFQSLSLSSGLGGNKTNKMSQSISSMNSSSQSLQNDFLMVSDSMPFEEDELYSDYYEWSCNYFSKPMMQSTGEDFESFESIEKKWKRQRNEMIIQESKEAVQNIIQQPPKSFSQMTIFAEPNGQPISHLQFHPFDNILVVSDGLENISVWNYDDGQRINTFNNCNMSGTRITSMKLVNDYDPSMIITAADDGVVRIWRGYESNDTLKMVSSWRAFPEFATTGNDPIGRLVLDWKGDSGLVLVSGETPDSPKIRIWDVERELGVQDIFIGTESVVTCMANEKRGPLFSAGFSDGLVKLFDQRIPGKYSCVSTLTEHKSYIVNVSMPASLGGKTVVSGSSTGEIKFWQHSYECSSTTIHNNDVISSFSVHEYAPLIACGSQNQRIKIMNFTGEDVCTIRYHDGFLGQRIGPVSCVAFHPYNILMGAGATDSIISIYNGDSKSKSNVDW, encoded by the exons atggataaatCATATAATTTCAGTAGTTCGAATTTAGCAAATTCAAGTGGACTTCATAATAgcattaatagtaataatgtgAATGgagtaaataatattaataataataataataataataataataataacaataataataacaataataataataacgagAATGTTAATAACCACAACAATGTTAGTAACATTAGCAATACTCACCAACAAGCaaagaaaaaagagaaatataataacaacaataataaaaacaaaccaTTTTTTGGTGAAGAAAGACATAAAGATAATGCAACACCTGATGTTCAAAAAACAAAGATTGCAAAATGGAGAATGAGAGAAAGA atgaaaactGTTAGTGTTGCTTTAGTATTATGTTTAAATATTGGGGTTGATCCACCAGATGTAATTAAAACATTTCCTTGTGCAAGAATGGAATGTTGGTTTGATCCATCTACACAACCACCACAGAAAGCATTAGATTTGATTGGAAAGACATTACAGGCACAATATGAGAAATGGCAATCGAAAGCAAGATATAAGCAAAGTTTGGATCCAACAGTTGAAGAAGTTAAAAAACTTTGTTTATCATTACGTAGAAATGCAAAGGATGAACGTGTATTATTTCATTACAATGGTCATGGTGTTCCTAAACCAACTACCAATGGTGAGATTTGGGTATTCAATAGAAATTTCACTCAATATATTCCCCTATCAATTTATGAATTACAAACTTGGATGGGTACACCATCAATTTATGTTTTCGATTGTTCTGCTGCAGGTTTAATCATTAATTGGTTTAATCAATTTGCTGAACAACGTGATAAAGAATTAGAAAGATTTAGtggtaataatcaaaataataatcaaaataataatcaaaatagtaatcaaaataatcaaaataatactaCAAACTCAACAAATGGAAATACAAATGgaaataatcaacaaaataataataattcaaataataattcaagtaataatagtaatactaATAGTCCAAATATgggtagtagtaatagtgtaaataataatcaaagtggtagtagttcatcatcatcacatcAACGTGATTGTATTTTATTGGCGGCATGTAGtgcaaatgaaattttaccaATGAATCCAGATTTCCCAGCGGATATGTTTACAGCATGTTTAACAACACCAATTCGAATCGCTTTGAGATGGTTTTGTAGTCATTCAATATTGACTGGTATCACTGCTGATATGCTCGATAAGATACCAGGTAATTTAAGTAGTAGAAGAACCCCATTGGGTGAATTGAATTGGATTTTCACTGCTGTAACCGATACTATTGCATGGAATGTATTACCAAGACATTTGTTTCAAAAGTTATTCCGTCAAGATCTATTGGTGGCATCATTGTTCAGAAACTATCTTTTGGCAGAGAGAATTATGAGATCGGCAAATTGCACTCCCATCTCTTGTCCAAGATTACCACCAACCTATCAGCATGCAATGTGGCAGGCTTGGGATTTGGCTGTTGATTTGGTTATCTCTCAATTACCAACCCTATTGGCTGATCCAAATGCCGAGTttaaatcatcaccattttTCACTGAACAATTGACAGCATTCGAAGTTTGGTTGGAATTTGGTTCCGAACATAAAGATCCACCAGCACAATTACCAATTGTATTACAAGTTTTATTGAGTCAAGCACATCGTTTACGTGCATTGGTATTGTTGGGTAAATTTTTAGATCTTGGACCATGGGCTGTTAATTTGGCCCTTTGTGTTGGTATCTTTCCTTatgttttgaaattgttaCAATCACCAGCTGGAGATTTACGTCATATCTTGGTGTTTATTTGGGCCAAGATTTTGGCGTTGGATAAATCTTGTCAATTGGATTTAGTTAAAGAGAATGGTCATGCCTATTTCATAAGTGTCTTATCATCACCACAAATTCCAGCCGATCAAAGAACAATGTCTGCTTTTGTACTCTCGACAATTTGTAACAACTGTAGACCCGGACAAAATGCATGTCTCATTGGTAACCTCCTACCCATCTGTTTATCACAATTGAATGATCCAGATCCAATGGTACGTAGATGGATGATACTTTGTATGGCAAAAATGTGGGAGAACTTTGAAGAGGCTAAATGGGCTGCAATCAAAGAGAATGCCCATGAGAAATTATGTCTCCTTCTCACAGATGTCTCACCAGAGGTTAGAGCATCGGCTGTCGTTGCATTGGGTGAGTTAATTGGTGGTGCAGAAGGAAGTGAACAAAGAACTAATATCGAATTAAATCTTGCTCTCACCCTTGCCGTCATCACTGCAGATTGTTCACCAATGGTAAGAAAGGAATTGGTTATATCATTATCCAGAATCGTTTCCTCCTATGAGAGTAACTTTGTACAAGTCGCTCAAGAGATTGCACAAGAGGAAAGACTTCGTGCAGTTTTAGAGGCAAAACGTTTAGAGGAATCaagaaaatcaaagaaaCGTGCATCCGTACCAAAGATATCAGATGctgatcatttaaataacaatagtgATCTCTATGGTAATGGTTCACAATCATCAGTGTATGGTTGTCTTTGGAAAATCATTCTAAACCTTTGTACAGATCCATTCGATCAAGTTGCTAATCGTGCACAATCCATTGTAAAAAGAATCTCTTCAAAATTCTCTATGGAAGAATTAATGTCACATAATCTAATCAATCGtacaaatttcaattttaataaccTAAATGGTAGTATGAATGGTTtaaatagtagtggtagtggattcttaaatagtagtaatggtaatttaGGTGCTAGTATGAATGGaagtaatttaaatagtagtaataataatttaggaggtagtagtggtggtggatttggattaaataatagtaatagttcAATTAGAAATACATTTGTAAATATATCACGTATAACCAATAGAGATCCAAGATCcccaacaaaaacaaaattaggAAATCAAAGATCACCAATTTTAACttcatcaacaaataatgttggtacaaatttaaatggtaatcaattaaatttaaataataataatataaataatggtaatataaataataataataataataatagtagtataaataataatggtaataatataaataataatggtaatggtaataataataatataaataataataatggattaGGTAATCAGTTGGCAAATACTTTTCAATCATTATCACTTTCAAGTGGATTAGGTggtaataaaacaaataaaatgtcACAATCAATCTCATCAATGAATTCAAGCAGTCAATCATTACAAAACGATTTCTTAATGGTATCAGATTCAATGCCATTTGAAGAGGATGAACTTTATTCAGACTATTATGAATGGAGTTGTAATTACTTCTCCAAACCAATGATGCAATCTACTGGTGAGGATTTCGAATCATTTGAAAGTATTGAAAAGAAATGGAAACGTCAAAGAAATGAAATGATCATTCAAGAGTCTAAAGAGGCCGTTCAAAATATtatacaacaaccaccaaaaTCTTTCTCACAAATGACCATTTTCGCCGAGCCAAATGGTCAACCAATCTCTCATTTACAATTTCATCCATTCGATAATATATTGGTGGTTTCCGATGGCTTGGAGAATATTAGTGTTTGGAACTATGATGATGGTCAACGTATCAATACTTTTAACAATTGTAATATGTCAGGCACTCGTATCACAAGTATGAAATTGGTCAATGATTATGATCCGTCAATGATTATCACCGCCGCCGATGATGGTGTCGTTAGAATTTGGAGAGGCTACGAGAGTAATGATACATTGAAAATGGTTTCAAGTTGGAGAGCTTTTCCAGAATTTGCCACCACTGGTAATGATCCAATTGGTCGTCTCGTTTTAGATTGGAAAGGTGATAGTGGTTTGGTTTTGGTCTCTGGTGAAACTCCAGACTCTCCAAAGATTAGAATTTGGGATGTCGAGAGGGAATTAGGTGTGCAAGATATTTTCATTGGTACGGAATCTGTGGTAACTTGTATGGCCAATGAAAAGAGAGGTCCTTTATTCTCTGCGGGTTTCTCTGATGGTTTAGTGAAATTATTCGATCAAAGAATACCTGGAAAATATAGTTGTGTCTCAACATTGACCGAACATAAATCCTACATTGTAAACGTTTCAATGCCAGCAAGTTTAGGTGGTAAAACAGTGGTCTCTGGTAGTAGTACAGGTGAAATCAAATTTTGGCAACATTCTTATGAATGCTCTTCAACCACTATTCACAATAATGATGTCATCTCTTCTTTCTCTGTCCACGAATATGCTCCATTGATTGCTTGTGGCTCTCAAAatcaaagaattaaaattatgaaTTTCACTGGTGAAGATGTTTGTACCATTCGTTATCATGATGGCTTTTTAGGTCAAAGAATTGGTCCTGTCTCATGTGTCGCTTTTCATccttataatattttaatgggTGCTGGTGCCACTGATTCAATCATTAGTATTTATAATGGtgattcaaaatcaaaatcaaatgttGATTGGTAG
- the orcC gene encoding origin recognition complex subunit 3 gives MAGENYCSVCEGIISTENDLAVCYKCKEEIFHKACGKKVFDSLRCLNCGPIEKRSLSHQIGEISKGKAKLETRTSRFTGINVTKEFIESGEYGISKGDDDDDGDYVGGDDSSSDDEYFGNPTVLNNYPTTMNNVDLNFPTFFLLNEDMKKRKQKIKEDGNNEEIKKIEQEEKMIIQEYQNEEILKFFGDRSCFKQTQLAYEAMVQCLKDLKESIERMFKVVSVKTLGDISSFISMSYPKKSLLDIRDIALELIGQSIDDSIHHIPTSILYTSSSSPEVAQLFQSVPSNVMMRIKSHQPFSSDISSHLCEPPTITLNPDCCNTFKSTVSTICHSLTKDYDVTKFPSPHFEDLSRWYSNYFSIPLIQEVIELFKQQQQQQQQQQQQQQQQQQQQQQQQQQQQQKDKLEEIMLVRTPVILVIEDFETWNSEVLSDLIHLLSAYRHRIPFVLSFSISTSADAIHKVLPYQVVSLLNLKSLHLRSQNEMFEQLVKHLFLKSQPYIISKKAYLYLYYNFKNSYMSLSTTISVLRHFIIDHFLENGLSYLTLDLSNFQIDLKDDDDDMDGCSTIKLEPENDSTDSTVNDEVGTGDNIDNDNVSTHGEEDTPDSLVKSDIECQTLSYSSDDERNDYDTSTDSDNCSNFHKKKPNSNNRIKSDLECNDNDKDNDDNDNDINENNNNINNNNNNNSNNDDNDKDSFGPKRIPNQRFVTLIQKLPSLNTDEIENSKISTNRKLNKLQSNLIIFKESRPIMLELYYTILSKFQKSKTLKYSELLKKISLNDRKSYETLRKTILTNPESKQSIETLLDLLKTSRHHFERIIKATNSLKLFQTPKSKKYQDLVKIENLILKCRTLSNNFKNLLLPPDEQSKSIKNEIKQQQQQQQQQQQQQQQQQHQQQQKIENEQKNWSIKKKREHQLRNIQKPTDSYFKIYSREFLDDIVSVIIEDYLYPPLVSVPLSEIFDFTQTVFITQSRFNFHTAEGINDNLIHSVRKLKCECCIDSLCGTMDDFSISFILLLRSGRYINYFDWLTSFCSIINGDNNPTPNLKARFIKSVDTFVSLELIKKTRKRKDHFEKIAFLTTS, from the exons ATGGCGGGTGAAAATTATTGCTCAGTTTGTGAAGGTATTATTAGCACAGAGAATGATTTGGCGGTTTGTTATAAATGTAAAGAAGAGATTTTCCATAAAGCGTGTGGAAAAAAAGTATTTGACTCCCTTAGATGTCTTAATTGTGGACCAATTgaaaag AGATCATTAAGTCATCAAATAGGAGAGATATCAAAAGGTAAAGCTAAATTAGAAACAAGAACTAGTAGGTTCACAGGTATAAATGTAACTaaagaatttattgaaaGTGGTGAATATGGAATAAGTaaaggtgatgatgatgatgatggtgattatgttggtggtgatgattcaTCAAGCGATGATGAATACTTTGGTAATCCAACAGTCCTAAACAATTATCCAACTACTATGAAt aatgttgatttaaattttcctacattttttttattaaatgaagatATGAAAAAacgaaaacaaaaaataaaagaagatGGAAATAATGaagagattaaaaaaattgaacaagaagaaaaaatgattattcaAGAGTATCAAAATGaagagattttaaaattttttggaGATAGGAGTTGTTTTAAACAAACTCAACTTGCATATGAAGCAATGGTTCAATGTTTAAAAGATTTGAAAGAGTCAATTGAACGAATGTTTAAAGTTGTTAGCGTCAAAACTTTAGGTGATATTAGTAGTTTCATATCAATGTCGTATCCTAAAAAGAGTTTATTGGATATTAGAGATATAGCATTAGAATTGATTGGTCAATCCATTGATGACAGTATCCATCATATACCAACATCAATACTTTATACAAGTTCATCATCACCAGAGGTTGCACAATTATTTCAATCGGTTCCATCCAATGTAATGATGAGAATTAAATCACATCAACCATTCAGTAGTGATATTAGTTCACATTTATGTGAACCACCAACCATAACATTAAATCCTGATTGTTGTAATACATTTAAATCAACCGTTTCAACCATTTGTCATTCATTAACCAAAGATTATGATGTCACTAAATTCCCATCACCACATTTTGAAGATTTATCACGTTGgtattcaaattatttctCAATACCATTAATTCAAGAagttattgaattatttaaacaacaacaacaacaacaacaacaacaacaacaacaacaacaacaacaacaacaacaacaacaacaacaacaacaacaacaacaacaaaaagataaattagaAGAAATAATGTTAGTTAGAACACCAGTTATATTGGTTATTGAAGATTTTGAAACATGGAATTCAGAGGTATTATCAGATCTTATTCATTTACTTTCAGCATATCGTCATAGGATACCATttgtattatcattttcaatttcaacaagTGCTGATGCAATTCATAAAGTTTTACCCTATCAAGTGGTGTcactattaaatttaaaatcacttCATCTTCGTTCTCAAAATGAAATGTTTGAACAATTAgtaaaacatttatttttaaaaagtcaACCATATATCATTAGTAAAAAAgcttatttatatttatattataattttaaaaattcttatATGTCActttcaacaacaatatcagtATTAAGA cattttattattgatcaTTTTTTAGAGAATGGATTATCATATTTGACTTTAGATCtttcaaattttcaaattgatttaaaagatgatgatgatgatatggATGGTTGTTCAACAATAAAGCTTGAACCTGAAAATGATTCAACTGATTCAACTGTTAACGATGAAGTAGGAACAggtgataatattgataatgataatgtatCAACACATGGTGAAGAAGATACACCCGATAGTCTTGTCAAAAGTGATATTGAATGTCAAACATTATCATACTCAAGTGATGATGAAAGAAATGATTATGATACTTCAACAGATTCTGATAATTGTTCtaattttcataaaaaaaaacctaatagtaataatagaattaaaagTGATTTAGAgtgtaatgataatgataaggataatgatgataatgataatgatattaatgaaaataataataatattaataataataataataataatagtaataatgatgataatgataaggATTCATTTGGACCAAAAAGAATACCAAATCAAAGATTTGTAAccttaattcaaaaattaccaTCTTTAAATAcagatgaaattgaaaattcaaagatTTCAACAAATagaaaactaaataaattacaaagtaatttaataatatttaaagagAGTAGACCAATAATGTTGGAATTATATTATACGATTCTATCGAAATtccaaaaatcaaaaacattGAAATATTCAGAACTACTCAAGAAaatatcattaaatgatAGAAAATCATATGAAACATTAAGAAAGACAATTTTAACAAATCCAGAATCCaaacaatcaattgaaacattATTAGATTTGTTGAAAACCTCAAGACATCACTTCGAAAGAATTATCAAAGCCACCAAtagtttaaaattattcCAAACACCAAAGAGCAAAAAGTATCAGGATTTAGtgaaaattgaaaatctaattttaaaatgtagAACTTtgtcaaataattttaaaaatctattaTTACCTCCAGATGAACAATCAAAatctattaaaaatgaaattaaacaacaacaacaacaacaacaacaacaacaacaacaacaacaacaacaacaacatcaacaacaacaaaaaattgaaaatgaacaaaaaaattggagcattaaaaagaaaagagaaCATCAACTTCGAAATATTCAAAAACCAACAGAttcttattttaaaatttattcaagAGAATTTTTAGATGATATAGTTTCTGTTATTATAga gGATTATTTATATCCTCCATTAGTTTCAGTGCCCTTATCagaaatatttgattttaccCAAACAGTATTCATTACCCAAAGTAGATTCAATTTCCATACAGCAGAAGGAATTAACGATAATTTAATACATTCAgtaagaaaattaaaatgtgaATGCTGTATTGATTCTCTTTGTGGTACTATGgatgatttttcaatttc ttttattttattattaagaaGTGGtagatatattaattattttgattggtTAACTTCATTTTGTTCAATTATAAATGGAGATAATAATCCAACTCCTAATCTAAA ggcaagatttataaaatcaGTCGATACATTTGTAAGTttggaattaattaaaaaaactaggaaaagaaaagatcattttgaaaaaattgctTTCTTAACTAcatcataa
- the lkhA gene encoding leukotriene A4 hydrolase yields the protein MDPSSLSNPQECKVTSLNLVLSVNFEKSQLQGYVEVASQIVKEGTESLILDTNQLEISHCNDVTSNPINFKLSEEHKVFGKALIISIPEGLRSVGKEFIVRVYYNTTVDSNALQWLTKDQTAGKLHPYLFSQCQAIHARSLVPCQDSPSNKVKYQAEITVPKPLTALMSALSTGKTESTDSSVFTFTQEIPIPTYLIAIVVGDLESRVIGPRSKVWSEPSMVAAAEYEFANTEKFIAVGEDLLTPYVWGRYDILLLPPSFPYGGMENPLLTFVTPTLLAGDRSLEGVVAHEIAHSWCGNLVTNKYWSEFFLNEGFTVFVERKILGRLYGEEMFDFEAMNGLKHLHDDVDLFTHKHQEELTALIPNLNGIDPDDAFSSVPYEKGFNLLCYLQSLVGVADFEAWLKSYISKFSYQSIVATQMKDYFIEYFTEKGKSEQISVVNWNDWFNKPGMPIEQVVFVSPAAKVAKDLAEITWIKDQGVNATKDDIKSFKTQQIILFLDTLIHSTSEKPLSVDVLEKMDSLYGFTDVVNSEYKFRWQTLCLHSGLKRIEPKVVEFLISQGRMKFVRPLYRELNKVNPELAKSTFNKYKSQYHIIASKMVAKDLGL from the exons atggatccatcatcattatcaaatccACAAGAATGCAAAGTTActtcattaaatttagtaTTATCAGTAAACTTTGAAAAATCACAATTACAAGGTTATGTTGAAGTTGCCTCACAAATTGTTAAAGAAGGTACTGaaagtttaattttagatACTAATCAATTAGAAATCTCTCATTGTAATGATGTTACTTCAAATCCAATTAAT ttcaAACTTTCAGAAGAACATAAAGTTTTTGGTAAAGCATTAATCATTTCAATTCCAGAAGGTTTAAGATCAGTTGGTAAAGAATTCATTGTTAGAGTTTATTATAATACCACTGTTGATTCAAATGCATTACAATGGTTAACTAAGGATCAAACTGCTGGTAAATTACACCCATACCTTTTCTCACAATGTCAAGC tatTCATGCAAGATCATTAGTCCCATGTCAAGATAGCCCAAGTAATAAAGTTAAATATCAAGCTGAAATCACAGTTCCAAAACCATTAACTGCTTTAATGAGTGCTTTATCAACTGGTAAAACTGAATCAACTGATTCAAGTGTTTTCACTTTTACTCAAGAAATTCCAATCcca actTATTTAATTGcaattgttgttggtgatttAGAATCAAGAGTAATTGGACCAAGATCAAAAGTATGGTCAGAACCATCAATGGTCGCAGCAGCTGAATATGAATTCGCAAACACAGAGAAGTTCATTGCTGTTGGTGAAGATTTATTAACTCCATACGTTTGGGGTAGATATGATATTCTTTTACTTCCACCATCATTCCCATATGGCGGTATgga aaATCCACTTTTAACTTTTGTTACTCCAACTTTATTAGCTGGTGATCGTTCATTAGAAGGTGTTGTTGCTCATGAAATTGC tcATAGTTGGTGTGGTAATTTagtaacaaataaatattggtcagaattctttttaaatgaagGTTTTACAGTATTTGTTGAAAGAAAGATTCTTGGTCGTCTTTATGGTGAAGAAATGTTTGATTTTGAAGCAATGAATGGTTTGAAACATCTtcatgatgatgttgatttaTTCACACATAAACATCAAGAAGAATTGACAGCATTAATTCCAAATCTTAATGGTATTGACCCAGATGATGCATTCTCATCTGTACCATATGAAAAAGGTTTCAATCTCTTATGTTATCTTCAATCATTGGTTGGTGTTGCCGATTTTGAAGCTTGGTTAAAATCATACATTTCCAAATTCTCTTATCAAAGTATTGTCGCCACCCAAATGAAAGATTATTTCATTGAATATTTCACAGAGAAGGGTAAATCCGAGCAAATCAGTGTTGTAAATTGGAATGATTGGTTCAATAAACCAGGTATGCCAATTGAACAAGTTGTCTTTGTTTCCCCAGCTGCTAAAGTTGCCAAGGATTTAGCTGAAATCACTTGGATCAAAGATCAAGGTGTCAATGCAACCAAAGatgatattaaatcattCAAAACTCAACAAATCATTCTCTTTTTGGATACTCTCATTCATTCAACCTCTGAAAAACCATTATCAGTCGATGTTTTAGAGAAAATGGATTCTCTCTATGGTTTCACCGATGTCGTTAATAGTGAATACAAATTCAGATGGCAAACATTATGTCTTCACTCTGGTTTAAAGAGAATTGAACCAaaagttgttgaatttttaatctCTCAAGGTCGTATGAAATTCGTTAGACCACTCTATCGTGAATTAAATAAGGTTAACCCTGAATTGGCTAAATCcacttttaataaatacaaatcTCAATATCATATTATCGCTTCAAAGATGGTTGCAAAAGATTTAGGTTTATAA